CGACGAGGTTCTATGGTAGGCCCAGACGTACGGGCGACCGGGAATATGCGTCCGCTGTCGCTTGCCCTGTTTTGTACAGCGTCAGGACGGTCGGTCGCAGGGCCGGTCGATGAGGTCAGCCGCAGCCATGCCGCAGCACGCGGTGTTGCCGCACAGAGCGCCCGGACGGACGAGGGTCCGGCCGCCGCACCTTTAAGGAAGGAACACTCCGATATGACCACAGAGGCCTACATTTACGAGGCCATCCGCACTCCGCGCGGCCGCGGCAAGAAGAATGGCTCGCTGCACTCGGTCAAGCCGATCGACTTGACTGTTGGTCTGATCCAGGAGCTGCGCGGCCGTTTCCCGAACCTCGACGAGGACCGCATCTCCGACTTGATCCTCGGCGTGGTCGCGCCGGTCGGCGACCAGGGCGCCGACATCGCTCGCACGGCGGTGACCGTGGCCGGACTGCCCGACACCGTCGGCGGCTTCCAGCTCAACCGCTTCTGCGCCTCCGGCCTGGAGGCCGTCAACCTGGCCGCGCAGAAGGTCCGCTCCGGCTTCGACGACCTGGTTCTCGCCGGTGGCGTCGAGTCCATGTCCCGCGTGCCCATGGGTTCGGATGGCGGCGCGTGGGCGCTCGACCCGGCCACCAACTACGACACCTACTTCGTTCCGCAGGGTGTGTCCGCCGACCTGATCGCCACCATAGAGGGCTTCGGCCGCGACGACGTCGACGCTTACGCGGTGCGCTCGCAGGAGCTGGCCGCCAAGGCCACCACCGGCGGCTACTTCGCCAAGTCGATCGTTCCGGTCAAGGACCAGAACGGCATCATCGTGCTGGACAAGGACGAGCACATGCGTCCCGGCACCACCGCAGAGGACCTGGCGAAGCTGCAGCCGTCCTTCGCCGTGATCGGTGAGATGGGTGGCTTCGACGCGGTGGCGCTGCAGAAGTACTACTTCGTCGAGAAGATCAACCACGTCCACCACGGCGGTAACAGCTCCGGCATCGTCGACGGTGCCGCGCTCGTGCTCGTCGGTAGCAAGGAAGCGGGAGAGGCGTCGGGTCTCACCCCGCGTGCGCGCGTTGTCGCGACCGCCACCAGCGGCGCCGACTCGACCATCATGCTGACCGGTCCGACCCCGGCCGCCAAGAAGGCGCTGGCCAAGGCCGGACTGACGCTCGATGACATCGACCTGGTCGAGATCAACGAGGCGTTCGCCTCCGTGGTGCTGAAGTTCCAGAAGGACCTGAACGTCCCGGACGAGAAGCTGAACGTGAACGGCGGCGCGATCGCAATGGGCCACCCGCTGGGTGCGACCGGCGCGATGATCACCGGCACCATGGTCGACGAGCTGGAGCGCCGCAATGGCCGCTACGCGCTGATCACCCTGTGCATCGGCGGCGGCATGGGTGTGGCCACCATCATCGAGCGGGTCTGAATCCCAACCGACAGATGAGAATTCACAGCGGCGTGAGCGTCGGGCCCGGAGGCGGCAGCCTGCGTGACCACGGAGGGCCTGCGAACGCCGCTCATAAACACAGCGGCGTGAGCGTCAGGCCCGGAGGCGGCAGCCTGCGTGACCACGGAGGGCCTGCGAACGCCGCTCATAAACACAGCGGCGTGAGCGTCAGGCCCGGAGGCGGCAGCCTGCGTAACCGCGGAGGGCCTGCGAACGCCGCGAATCGACAAGGAGACATAGAGCTGTGAGCGACACCAACATGATCGGTTGGGAGCAGGATTCGGACGGCATCGTCACGCTGACGATGGACGACCCGAACCAGAGCGCCAACACAATGAACGAGCTGTACAAGAAGTCGATGACCGCCACTGTCGACCGGCTCGAGGCGGAGAAGGACACCATCGCCGGTGTCGTCGTGACCTCCGCGAAGAAGACCTTCTTCGCAGGCGGCGACCTGAAGAACATGATGAAGGTCGGCCCGGACGACGCGCAGGCACTGATGGAGGAGCTCGGCGAGATCAAGGGCGCGCTGCGCCGACTGGAGCAGCTGGGCAAGCCGGTCGTCGCCGCCATCAACGGCGCCGCGCTCGGCGGTGGCCTGGAGATCGCGCTGGCCACGCACTACCGCATCGCGGCCGACGTGCCGGGTTCGCAGATCGGTCTGCCGGAGGCCACCCTCGGCCTGCTGCCCGCCGGTGGCGGCGTCATCCGTACCGTGCGCATGCTGGGTCTGCAGAACGCCCTGATGCAGGTGCTGCTGCAGGGCCAGCGCAACAAGCCGGCAAAGGCCAAGGAGATCGGCCTGGTCAACGAGCTCGTCGGTGCCACAGAGGAGCTGGTGCCCGCCGCCAAGGCGTGGATCAAGGCCAACCCGGACAAGGGTGTGCAGCCCTGGGACGTCAAGGGCTTCAAGATCCCGGGCGGCACCCCGTCCTCGCCCGCGTTCGCGGCGAACCTGCCCGCCTTCCCGGCCAACCTGCGCAAGCAGATCAAGGGCGCGAACATGCCCGCTCCGCGCGCCATCATGTCTGCCGCGGTCGAGGGCGCGCAGGTCGACATCGACAACGCGTCGCTGATCGAGTCCCGCTACTTCGTGCACCTGCTCACCGGCCCGGTCGCGAAGAACATGATCCAGGCGTTCTTCTTCGACCTGCAGACCATCAACAACGGTGGTTCGCGGCCGAAGGACGTGCCGAAGAAGGAGATCAAGAAGGTCGGCGTGCTCGGCGCGGGCATGATGGGCGCAGGCATCGCGTACGTCTCCGCCAAGGCGGGCTACCAGGTCGTGCTGAAGGACGTCACGATCGAGGCGGCCGAGCGCGGCAAGAACTACTCCGAGAAGATCGAGGCCAAGGCACTCTCCCGCGGCAAGACCACCGAGGAGAAGTCCAAGGCGCTGCTGGACCGGATCAAGCCGACCGCGGACGCGGCCGACTTCGCCGGTGTCGACTTCGTCGTCGAGGCCGTCTTCGAGAACACCGAGCTGAAGCACAAAGTGTTCCAGGAGATCGAGGACGTCGTCACCCCCGACGCGCTGCTCGGCTCGAACACCTCCACCTTGCCGATCACCGGCCTCGCGGCCGGCGTGAAGCGCCAGGAGGACTTCATCGGTATCCACTTCTTCTCGCCGGTCGACAAGATGCCGCTTGTGGAGATCATCAAGGGTGAGAAGACCTCGGACGAGGCGCTGGCCAGGGTGTTCGACTACACACTCGCTATCCGCAAGACGCCGATCGTCGTCAACGACAGCCGCGGCTTCTTCACCTCGCGC
The DNA window shown above is from Nocardia sp. NBC_01730 and carries:
- a CDS encoding acetyl-CoA C-acetyltransferase translates to MTTEAYIYEAIRTPRGRGKKNGSLHSVKPIDLTVGLIQELRGRFPNLDEDRISDLILGVVAPVGDQGADIARTAVTVAGLPDTVGGFQLNRFCASGLEAVNLAAQKVRSGFDDLVLAGGVESMSRVPMGSDGGAWALDPATNYDTYFVPQGVSADLIATIEGFGRDDVDAYAVRSQELAAKATTGGYFAKSIVPVKDQNGIIVLDKDEHMRPGTTAEDLAKLQPSFAVIGEMGGFDAVALQKYYFVEKINHVHHGGNSSGIVDGAALVLVGSKEAGEASGLTPRARVVATATSGADSTIMLTGPTPAAKKALAKAGLTLDDIDLVEINEAFASVVLKFQKDLNVPDEKLNVNGGAIAMGHPLGATGAMITGTMVDELERRNGRYALITLCIGGGMGVATIIERV
- a CDS encoding 3-hydroxyacyl-CoA dehydrogenase NAD-binding domain-containing protein, whose product is MSDTNMIGWEQDSDGIVTLTMDDPNQSANTMNELYKKSMTATVDRLEAEKDTIAGVVVTSAKKTFFAGGDLKNMMKVGPDDAQALMEELGEIKGALRRLEQLGKPVVAAINGAALGGGLEIALATHYRIAADVPGSQIGLPEATLGLLPAGGGVIRTVRMLGLQNALMQVLLQGQRNKPAKAKEIGLVNELVGATEELVPAAKAWIKANPDKGVQPWDVKGFKIPGGTPSSPAFAANLPAFPANLRKQIKGANMPAPRAIMSAAVEGAQVDIDNASLIESRYFVHLLTGPVAKNMIQAFFFDLQTINNGGSRPKDVPKKEIKKVGVLGAGMMGAGIAYVSAKAGYQVVLKDVTIEAAERGKNYSEKIEAKALSRGKTTEEKSKALLDRIKPTADAADFAGVDFVVEAVFENTELKHKVFQEIEDVVTPDALLGSNTSTLPITGLAAGVKRQEDFIGIHFFSPVDKMPLVEIIKGEKTSDEALARVFDYTLAIRKTPIVVNDSRGFFTSRVIGTFVNEAIAMLDEGIEPATIEQAGLQAGYPAAPLQLSDELNMKLMQKIAKETKEAAESGDTTMGAKRHPAQDVIDYMVSEGRPGRLEKAGFYEYDENGKRTGLWPGLREHFKTTADFSVPLQDLVDRMLFAEAIETQNCFDEGVLTSTADANIGSIFGIGFPAWTGGVHQYIVGYPGGHEAFVARADYLAKTYGARFEVPASLRK